The Salvia miltiorrhiza cultivar Shanhuang (shh) chromosome 2, IMPLAD_Smil_shh, whole genome shotgun sequence DNA window aaatacaaaaacattaTAATAAAAACATGAATAGCATCTCACAGAATTCACAAAATCACGTCTATTTCTTGCCAATCACAAGAGCATAAGTTTATTTTTGAAGCGCAATTATATTAACAAATCAGCCTCGGCTATAGGGTGCTAGACGTTAAGTCGAAGGGGCTAATTGCACGAAATTAAGGATTTCAGGGATTTAGTTGAACCAGCCTCGGCTATAGGGTGCTAGACGTGATAAGAGTCTCTATGTTAGAgtgtatttgatacttaacccttcaATTTAATAGGCACGTAATCTAAAATACGTGCATAATTCactaatataaatattaaaaaaaaaaaatagatgcaAGCGTATACTTTAAGAATACAATTTAATAAGTACATAATTCAAATTACTACGAgcataattcaatttaataggCACCTAATATAAAATAGGAGCATAATTCACTAATATACTGGTACATATATAAAAgaatatacttcctccgtcagccaaaattatgtaaaattgcttgggcacgagatttaataaaattggtgatgattttgatgtagtggagaaagggttccaccactttatgagatgtgtggttgagattgaattttgagtgggttttttgtaaataaagagtgttagtaaggatacaatattaaagaggatggtgggaccattgccataaaaggaaagtgacataatcttggcggacgccaaatatagtaatttttacataatcttggcggacggagggagtaataatttataatttttaataaattctaTTAAAAGAAGATGAATTGGATCtcaaaaatactccctccgtcccataaagcatgacacactttttttcgacacgggaattaagaaatttgtattttgtgtgttaagtgtggtagatgaaaaagtgaaaatgtgaataaaggataatttttttgccatttttagaaacgtgtcatgcttcgtgggacagaccaaaaagaaaactgtgtcatgctttgtgggatggagggagtactgtaataatatattaattcattaaatataattttatctttcatcgctacattaattaaaaatctatcttcaattttatattaatcatgaaaagaatatataaaaataaattatattaattaatattatcgtgaaatttattataattattcaactctaacaatttattaatataaagttCATAAATTGTGTGCAATACATATATTTTCTACTAGtacttataaaaataatactatgattttagttttctttccactttttaactaaaaatatacttttattctacttttttgtaCTAATAATACCCCTGcaaattatacatttatttcatttacacctactttaacaattttcttaaaacccgagccgaaccccaaatgagactctttttcatggacggagggagtataaaataattaaaaattaagatGTAAAGtaatttttcatcaaattttggGCGATTACGCGCTATTAAATTAATGGTAGAATTGACAAACGCGCAATTGACTCAGTCTGttactttgatttattttctaataAATAGTGTgtggaaaagaagaaaaatagtcAAGAGTCCACCAGCATGTAGGAAATTAATACTactttaattagtttatattcTTCTCCAGGTAACTTGCGCTAACAAGCAAGATTAAATACATTTGTTTGATGGAATTAAACATTATCAATGTGGAcaaattttttcaataaaaGACAGAAAATGTGAGTCGCTCATCTTCAGATATACTCCACAACACAGCCCATTGTTTCTGCATctcctaaaaaggaaaataattCTAGGTTAATACGTAACCTCTATTCAAGCAGCCGCCACTGTACAAATTCTAGCAGAATTATGCTTCCAGTTCCAGCCAGCCAAGATTTCTTCTTCAGAATGATGACACATACACACACTGATAGTCCATGCATGTTCCAAAAGTAATTaaacactttttttttgtttgtttgtttagaCCTCAAGTTTATAATATTGCTTCATGTCTATGTCATCagctctcttcctcttcttctttgtccccccctctctctctctctcataaacTCTGATCAAAAAGTGAAGATCGCGTCCTACttatgtgagagagagagagagagttgtaaTAGTGATCAAAGATAACAATTGAAGCAGCCATGCACTTGAATTCCCACTTAGCCATACTTGTAGCAGCAATATCATATTTTGCAGGCACATCTGATGGGTCCTGCAATGAAGTCGACCGCCATTCTTTATCATCATTCAACCTCAGCATCAGCGCTGCGCCTCCCTTGAACTGGTCTCTCTCTGCAGATTGCTGCACTTGGGAAGGTGTCTCTTGCGACAATTCAAGCAGAGTTACCAGTCTATGGCTCCCATCAAGAGGCCTAGTTGGTAACATGTCGCCTTGGCTCATGAATCTCAccactctcaatctctctcacaaCACCCTCTCCGGCCCCCTCCCGGATGGATTCTTCACCTCCTCCTTCATCGTCATCGATTTGAGCATCAATCGTCTCTCCGGTGCGCTCTCACCGTCAAATAATCTGCCTCCTACCATCCAGAGCTTCAACCTGTCCTGCAATTCCTTTCACGGCACAATCCCGTCTTCATTTCTCGAGACAGCATCAAAGCTGCAAGCTTTTGATGTCAGCAATAACAGCTTCTCCGGATCAGTTCCTTCCTCCATCTGCAGCTATTCGCCCTCACTGGAGCGCCTTGATTTCTCCAACAATGATTTCTCAGACCAGATTCCTGCAGGTTTTGGAGAGTGCTCAAAGCTGCAGAGCCTAAGAGCAGGCTTCAACAACTTGTCTGGACAGATCCCACATGATATCTACAGTTTGTCGACGTTGCAACAGCTCTACCTACCTGGAAACAAGCTCTCTGGAGTGATGAATCAAAGTATAGCCAGCCTCATCAACCTCAAAATCCTCAATTTGTATGGCAATGAACTCACAGGCGCGATCCCTCAAGACATCGGGAGGCTGTCCAACTTGGAACACCTGCATCTCCACATAAACCATCTCACTGGAACCATCCCAACATCTCTTACAAACTGCACCAGCCTCATCACTCTGTATCTGAGGGTCAACTCTCTAGAAGGTGAACTTTCCTCTTTCGATTTCTCAAGATTTGTGCACCTCAAATCAGTTGATCTAGGCAACAATCTGTTCAGAGGAAGTTTGCCTGCAAGCCTCTTCAGCTGCAAGAAGCTGACAGCAATTCGGTTGGCTTCTAACAACCTCAGTGGACAGATTCTTCCCACCATACTGTCACTGCCATCCTtgtctttcctctctctctccaacaaCAGCCTAACCAACATCACAGCTGCCCTTGGAATCTTAACAGGTTGCAAGAATCTCACCACATTAACACTCTCAACGAATTTTCACAACGAAAGACTGCCTAGTGATGGTGATGAGAGCTTGGTTGGCCTCGAGGGGCTTCATAATCTCCGAGTTCTCGCCCTTGGTGCCTGCGGATTCACCGGCTCTTTTCCACTCTGGCTGTCCAAGCTACCCAAGCTTGAGGTTGTAGACTTATCCTTCAATTTTCTTACAGGAACAATTCCGGGTTTCATTGGAAGTTTCAAGGAACTTTTCTACTTAGATTTGTCAAATAACCAGCTATCAGGAGTCTTCCCTATTGAACTCACAACAATGCAGAGGCTAGCAATTCAGCAGAGCTCTCATCAAATTGATAGCAGCTATTTAGAGCTGCCTGTCTTTGTCACTCCTGACAATGTTTCCAGCTATCAATACAATCAACTCTCAAGCTTACCAACAGCTATATACTTAGGAAATAATAGCATCAACGGCACCATCCCTTATGCGATTGGTCAGCTTAAGTTCATCAAAGCCCTTGATCTCACCGGCAATCATTTCTCCGGTGAAATCCCTGATGCACTCTCTAAACTCACCAACTTGGAGAAACTAGACCTCTCAAGAAACAATTTCTCCGGCCAAATCCCATCATCACTCCAAAATCTCAATTTCCTCTCCTCTTTCAGTGTTGCAGACAATAATCTTGAAGGTCCAATCCCCACAGGAGGGCAGTTTGACACTTTCCCCGTCTCAAGCTTCCAAGGAAATCCAGAGCTGTGCGGCCGTATCTTGCAGCGTTCTTGCTCAGCCGCCCCGACCAACATTTCGCCTCTGGCAAGAGGGAGGAGAAGGAAGAAGAGAGTCATGGTACTAATACTTGTGATCTGTTCATCCATCTTCACCATGTCTCTACTTTTATATTTCTTCTTGGAGAAGAGGTGGAGAAGGCTAGATCAGAAACCCGGGCTTGAGACAAGTGGCCTCGACATTGATCCTGAAGATGAAAGCACCACAAGAAGCCTAGTCACGTTGTTTCCAAACAACGACAAGATACATACTCtgtccatggctgaaatcttgCAAGCCACACACGATTTCAGCCAATCCAACATCATCGGGTGCGGAGGTTTCGGATTAGTATACAAAGCCGTTCTTGAAAATGGGACTAAACTTGCGATCAAGAAGTTCTCAGGGGACATGTGTGTGGTGGAGAGAGAATTCAAAGCAGAGGTGGAAGTTCTCTCCACAGCCCAACACCGGAATCTTGTATCTCTAAAAGGCTACTGCATGCACGACGGAGACAGATTGCTCATATATTCCTTGATGGAGAATGGCAGCCTAGACTACTGGCTGCACGAGAAGCCCGGCGGCGGCGCCCAGCTCAGCTGGCCAGCGCGCCTCAGAATCGCGGCGGGCGTGGCCAGCGGCGTCGCGTACATGCACGAGACATGCGAGCCGCACATAGTGCACCGTGACCTCAAATCCAGCAACATTCTTCTGGATCACAACCTGGAGGCCCACGTGGCGGATTTCGGGCTGGCTAGGCTGATTCTGCCGCACCGGACGCACGTCACGACGGAGCTGGTGGGGACGCTGGGGTACATTCCGCCCGAGTACGGGCAGTCGTGGGTGGCGACGTTGAGAGGAGATGTGTACAGTTTCGGGGTGGTGATGGTGGAGCTGGTGACGGGGAAGAGGCCTTTTATGGTGTTGAATCCCAAGGGGGAGAGAGAGTTGGTGAAGTGGGTGATGCAGATGAGGAGAGAGGGGAAGCTGGAGGAGGTGTTTGATCCGGCCATTAGAGACAAAGGCTTTCAAGGAGAGATGGTGAGAGTTGTTGAGATCGCCTCTTTGTGTCTCAATCAGAATCCATTGGAGAGGCCCACCATGATTCAAGTTGTTGATTGGCTCAAGGATGTCGGGCGAAGCAGAGGTTCACGCTCCGGATCCGACCATTATATTGCTTGTTGAAGATGATCAGTCTCTGCATTTTTTTATCcagttttctttctttttttagtgTTAGGACTCAAACCAACTAAACTACTTTGTTTCAATGTTTAGTAATTTCTTTCCTATTTTCTTAAGAATTTTGTGTCTGATGGATAAACTGAAGAAtagttaaaatatttaattataaagaGCATATCTTAATTGAAAGATAAAAAATCTCATGTAGTTTTGTTGTGTGTGGTTATAAGTTATAACTTAGAAGGGTGCTCCTAGTGATCAGTAGTTGCTTTTTCcaccttttatttttttttgataagctAGGTTTATACTATTGGAGATGTGATGAGTTGGCCAAATTGTAGAAGCTACTTCCCAAATTAGAAAATCAACTTCTAAGGCTACATCCAATACTTGGAATCAGTTTCACCTTTCAAACCTCCACTAACATCATTTAATTCTAAATATTATTGCAATTGAATTCGTTATTTTGACCGGCGTGAAAATGAAATGaataagaaaggaaaaagaatgtTGTAATATACCGTTGTAAAATGGgataagaattattttattGTGCATTTATGAAATTTGATTCTcatttttttacaataattttagtttttattatGTTAAttcaatcctatatatatacatatgtatatattacaCAATTGtccttaaatttaaatataaaagaaaaatataatagtcctttttaataaattattatatttacgAATTAACCACTTTGTATATTACACTGAGAGGTGTCAAACGGGTCGGGTCGGGCCAGCCCGGCCCAGACCCACTGGGCTTTCAATTTTACCGGGTCGGGTCAGGCCAGCCCGAAATCAGATCGGGCTGCCAAATGCTAGGCCCAGCCCATGTCGGGCCATCGGACGGTCGGGCTAAACCCgcccattttatattttttatttatctctTTCTTAAAATCTTATTATTAAAATGCATACATTACTTTTTGTATTATCATCCGTTGACTTTTTAGCTACAAAAGTGCATAACTTGAACTCTATGCATAAAATCACTCCACACTTAACTAGGCTCACAAGTCACGTTCAAGTAAATAGATGTGCCGAACATGCACTTCAATATTGCAATATTCAGTGTGCCAGAAAAAGGGGGCAAGAAAGCTCACATGAAGaaattaattttagaattagGTTCAGACGTGTAGTTactttttagattttattttataatttgatttttaaaatatagtataatttaaattttaattaattaatttcgggGGGCTAAAAAGCCCGAAAATTCCAGGCTTTTTAGCCCGAAAGCCCGATCAGCCCAgcgggctttttaggcccgATTTTTAATGGGCCTTAACTTTTAGAGCCCAGCCCAGTCCTAAACTCGGACGGGCCAGGTCGATTTTGACAGTTCTAAATTTACACATTgtctttaaatttaaatacaaaatgaaaatataatagACAAATTAATTTGTCCAACGAAGTTCTATAAATATATAAGTCGGAATGACTCACGGCATTTGCGACTTCTGACTTATCACTACAGTCGAAGTAAGTTGAGCTAGAATGGGACAACACTAAAAAAGCAATTTGAaatcttaataaaaaaaattactataattaatCAAGAGCTTGAATGATTTATCAATTTAAGCATTTATTATTTGAGCATTCTTAACTGGTTATATGCTTGTAAATAGAAtgtcataaataaaataaacaaaaacggTACTAAACTAATTATACCAAAATAAATAGggtaaattctattttttccaACAATCTATTTTTAACATTTAGGGGATTTTATTtgtatgattgataagatgcatgattgaatatttttatcctcaataaTAGGATTTCTCCAAGCAAGCAAAATTAggttaaataatagaaataatcaagggcaaTGAGATATCCTAAACTTTCAATCCATTAAAGTAAACGTAAAATGTCCCCTTAGGATGTGCTctatttgattgataaattaatcataaaaaaaataagggataacaaaaatttcttcatttaaatgtcttttttcttttttctcatctTTTATAAAAGAGAATATTATCATTTCTCATTCCTTAATTCCacttcaagaaataataatattatccctttgttttttgtgtgataatattacCACTCCAGTAAAAAAGAAGAATGAGAAATGatgaaattctattttataaaaaataagaaaaataaaaaaggagatttttttttcatgataaatttatggACCAATAACAAACTCTTACAAGTTAGAACAGCCTACTTTCTATCTAAAGCTTAATTACTAAATGAGTAGTAAATATTACTTCCAAAATACAATAGTTGAAGTCCTATATTCGTAATTACATTGTTTCCCAAAAAATAGTATTGACTTTTACTCGGTGGAAATTCAGATAGTCTCTTCTTTTAGAATTCCAAATAAAGTGATcattatttattgtgataaaATATGTGCAAATTCcaagaaaataaagaatttgGGCTTAGAGGAGACGACAAAGAGGTGAAGTGATTAAGGTAAGCTGCAATTAATCTACACTTTCCCACAACAACATGAGCTGAGGATATAACGAACTCTGAGATTAGGAAGAAATTGACCTCATCGAACAAAGAGGATGAAACTAACTGTGTTTCTGAGCTTGTTTTGGGCACTGAATTTACTGTATGGAGAGTGGTTTGCATATTTGTTGCCTTCGCATTGGACATGTTCT harbors:
- the LOC131013073 gene encoding tyrosine-sulfated glycopeptide receptor 1-like, yielding MHLNSHLAILVAAISYFAGTSDGSCNEVDRHSLSSFNLSISAAPPLNWSLSADCCTWEGVSCDNSSRVTSLWLPSRGLVGNMSPWLMNLTTLNLSHNTLSGPLPDGFFTSSFIVIDLSINRLSGALSPSNNLPPTIQSFNLSCNSFHGTIPSSFLETASKLQAFDVSNNSFSGSVPSSICSYSPSLERLDFSNNDFSDQIPAGFGECSKLQSLRAGFNNLSGQIPHDIYSLSTLQQLYLPGNKLSGVMNQSIASLINLKILNLYGNELTGAIPQDIGRLSNLEHLHLHINHLTGTIPTSLTNCTSLITLYLRVNSLEGELSSFDFSRFVHLKSVDLGNNLFRGSLPASLFSCKKLTAIRLASNNLSGQILPTILSLPSLSFLSLSNNSLTNITAALGILTGCKNLTTLTLSTNFHNERLPSDGDESLVGLEGLHNLRVLALGACGFTGSFPLWLSKLPKLEVVDLSFNFLTGTIPGFIGSFKELFYLDLSNNQLSGVFPIELTTMQRLAIQQSSHQIDSSYLELPVFVTPDNVSSYQYNQLSSLPTAIYLGNNSINGTIPYAIGQLKFIKALDLTGNHFSGEIPDALSKLTNLEKLDLSRNNFSGQIPSSLQNLNFLSSFSVADNNLEGPIPTGGQFDTFPVSSFQGNPELCGRILQRSCSAAPTNISPLARGRRRKKRVMVLILVICSSIFTMSLLLYFFLEKRWRRLDQKPGLETSGLDIDPEDESTTRSLVTLFPNNDKIHTLSMAEILQATHDFSQSNIIGCGGFGLVYKAVLENGTKLAIKKFSGDMCVVEREFKAEVEVLSTAQHRNLVSLKGYCMHDGDRLLIYSLMENGSLDYWLHEKPGGGAQLSWPARLRIAAGVASGVAYMHETCEPHIVHRDLKSSNILLDHNLEAHVADFGLARLILPHRTHVTTELVGTLGYIPPEYGQSWVATLRGDVYSFGVVMVELVTGKRPFMVLNPKGERELVKWVMQMRREGKLEEVFDPAIRDKGFQGEMVRVVEIASLCLNQNPLERPTMIQVVDWLKDVGRSRGSRSGSDHYIAC